The following are encoded together in the Culex pipiens pallens isolate TS chromosome 1, TS_CPP_V2, whole genome shotgun sequence genome:
- the LOC120415538 gene encoding SKI family transcriptional corepressor 2-like isoform X1, which yields MSSKNIPADKIRTVYIYGQPIISLYVEQQERLCLAQISSTLLKDFSYNEIHNRRVALGITCIQCTPVQLEILRRAGAMPASSRRCGMITRREAERLCKSFFGECSQPALPEGFLFNVFHECAWGCTGAFSPARYNSSRAKCIKCCYCNLFFSPNKFIFHSHRLTPHDKYVQPDAANFNSWRRHLKLQGSPPDKIVYAWEDVKAMFNGGTRKRYILSTARKFNAAAAASGGSVSTVDKSSNSVIDVGREPVTSSTVCDLSSTSSVVTKKEATEPMDASYNSDSCSSSTSPFAHIPHLLSQPTPVTGTSIGLPPTAAPPSPAAVVAANSAAAAANFGFKLSCLQPFSFNGIGHFPGMVSSSGYLVPLLRPTNPKSISAAAMSAFKPVVKVKKRYAVGHLLVASRGSRTSRQLVAYLVLVT from the coding sequence ATCCGCACCGTGTACATCTACGGGCAGCCGATCATCTCGCTGTACGTGGAACAGCAGGAACGGCTCTGTCTGGCGCAGATCTCCAGCACTCTGCTGAAGGACTTTAGCTACAATGAGATCCACAACCGCCGGGTTGCTCTCGGGATCACCTGCATCCAGTGTACTCCGGTACAGCTGGAGATCCTGCGCCGGGCCGGTGCCATGCCCGCTTCATCGCGTCGTTGCGGGATGATAACTCGACGCGAGGCAGAACGCCTCTGCAAGTCCTTCTTCGGCGAGTGTTCCCAGCCGGCCTTGCCGGAGGGATTCCTGTTCAACGTGTTTCACGAGTGCGCCTGGGGATGCACCGGAGCGTTTTCACCGGCTCGATACAACAGTTCCCGGGCCAAGTGCATCAAGTGTTGCTATTGCAACCTGTTCTTCTCGCCGAACAAGTTCATCTTTCACTCGCATCGACTAACCCCGCACGACAAGTACGTCCAACCGGATGCTGCAAACTTTAATTCATGGCGCCGACATCTGAAGCTCCAGGGATCACCACCGGACAAGATCGTGTACGCCTGGGAGGATGTCAAAGCCATGTTTAACGGAGGAACCCGCAAGCGGTACATTCTGTCAACGGCTCGCAAGTTCAACGCTGCAGCTGCAGCCAGTGGAGGTTCCGTATCTACCGTTGACAAGTCGTCCAACTCGGTTATCGACGTGGGCCGTGAACCGGTTACTTCGTCTACCGTCTGCGACCTGTCGAGCACTTCATCCGTGGTCACCAAGAAGGAAGCGACCGAACCGATGGACGCCAGCTACAACAGCGacagctgcagcagcagcaccagccccTTTGCCCACATTCCGCACCTGCTCTCGCAGCCAACGCCCGTCACCGGAACCTCCATCGGACTACCACCGACCGCAGCGCCACCATCCCCGGCCGCGGTCGTCGCCGCAAACTCTGCCGCCGCTGCGGCCAACTTTGGCTTCAAGCTGTCCTGTCTGCAGCCGTTCTCGTTCAACGGAATCGGACACTTCCCGGGCATGGTGTCCAGCTCTGGCTACCTGGTTCCGCTGCTGCGTCCGACCAACCCGAAGAGCATCTCCGCGGCAGCCATGTCCGCGTTTAAGCCGGTGGTGAAGGTCAAGAAGAGGTACGCCGTGGGACACTTGCTGGTAGCGTCACGCGGATCACGAACGTCACGTCAACTCGTTGCATACTTGGTCTTGGTCACTTGA